The Drosophila innubila isolate TH190305 chromosome 3R unlocalized genomic scaffold, UK_Dinn_1.0 2_E_3R, whole genome shotgun sequence genome has a segment encoding these proteins:
- the LOC117792225 gene encoding myophilin, with the protein MAPRNKEQEQEVLNWVFEVIGEKVPSGQYEDILKDGIWLCKLANKLAPGSVKKIQERGTNFQLMENIQRFQAAVKKYGVPEEEIFQTADLFERRNIPQVTLSLYALGRITQKHPEYTGPTLGPKMADKNERVFTEEQLRAHEGELNLQMGYNKGASQSGHGGFSNTRHM; encoded by the exons ccaCGCAAcaaggaacaggaacaggaagtCCTCAACTGGGTCTTCGAGGTGATTGGCGAGAAGGTGCCCAGCGGACAGTATGAGGATATTCTTAAGGACGGCATCTGGCTGTGCAAGTTGGCCAATAAGCTGGCCCCAGGCTCCGTGAAGAAGATCCAGGAGCGTGGCACCAATTTCCAACTGATGGAGAACATCCAGCGCTTCCAGGCGGCGGTCAAGAAGTACGGTGTGCCCGAGGAGGAAATCTTCCAAACTGCCGATTTGTTCGAGCGTCGCAATATTCCACAAGTCACCCTATCGCTTTATGCCCTGGGTCGCATT ACGCAAAAGCATCCCGAGTACACTGGCCCCACTCTGGGTCCCAAGATGGCTGACAAGAACGAGCGCGTCTTCACCGAAGAACAGCTGCGTGCTCATGAGGGTGAACTCAACCTGCAGATGGGCTACAACAAGGGCGCCTCCCAATCCGGCCATGGTGGCTTCAGCAACACGCGTCACATGTGA